aaattttggaaatataCTGTTGTTCCACATAAGCACTATAGAAGCGGACATGTTAGTATGATACAACTCAGATTGAGTATGGCGTATAGTAGTAGCATCAGGACACCAGACTCTATTTGGAAAGGAATATAACTTAGCAAAACGAAACAGAACTAGAGTAGGTTTCATGTGAGGCAGCAGTAAAATAGTTGTACCGCACGCGTATAATCCTATCATTGTTTTTAACAGTGATTTACACCTTCCAATAAAAATTAACGGGCACACTAAAAACTAGCAAAAGAACATGTGCATTATCACCAGATCTagattgtttctttcttttgcaTACGCGTATAATCCTATCATTGTTTTTAACAGTGATTTACACCTTCCAATAAAAATTAACGGGCACACTAAAAACTAGCAAAAGAACATGTGCATTATCACCAGATCTATATTGTTTCTATGTTTCTTTTGCATATTCTTGAAAAAAATCCTTTAAATTCAAAATACAAATGTAATAAAAACTCAATCCGGATGCTAGAAATTACCACATTAACCgtaggaaaaaaggaaaatataataaattctgaaattagaaaaaagttgaatacaatttataaataaccaaaatttgtaataaaaaaataaagactattgaaagaagagaCCATCCagaacacatgacgagattaattaaaaatcagaataacaaataaaataaattttgaaaatagaaaaataactataagagttcaagtaggaatataattttgtaaataaaacatatcggaatgaaaatatgaaattttcaaaataaaaaaataaagtacatATAGAACACAACGATGACAAATGACAGATGATAATAAAGAGGGGAGAAGCAATGTGCATGTAAAGAGTTGAGTGGTGACGGTTGATTGGGCATCTAAAAACTACTAACAAAACTCTAAATAGAATCCCAATTATGATTAAAACGAGGAATGATGGACAGGCCGTTAACCAACATAGTCAAGGCGGTTGGCGGGACGCCTAAAaggtaaaaaataaaagataatgataatcatgtttgattttaatatCTCAATGACAACAAAGAGGGGAGGCAACGTGCAGCCATAGAGGAGTACAGTGGTAAAGCTGTGGATGGTTTAGCGGGACTTctacaaagtaaaaaaaaaatcccaaaatgataattatgtttaatttttaaaatctcagtAACAATAAAAAGATGAGGCAGTGGACGGGTCATAAAGAAGTATAGTAGCAGCgtgtttgacgggacttctaaatattataaaaatgaaactcaACGAGAAagtaaactctaaaaactatatggtccaatttttaaaggttcaaaacttttaaaaagtaaaaaataaaccaataataatcatgttcgattttaaaatctcaatgacaataaagataaGAGGCAGCGGGCAAGTCACAAAAGAGTACAGTGGCAAAGCCGTTAACGGTTTGGCAGggcttctagaaagtaaaaaatgaaggcaagcgtttgatttttaaaatgccaataacaataaagagagAAGGCAGTTAACAAGatgtagaggagtatagtgacaGTATTTAACGAGATTTCTAAACATTATAAAAACCAAAACCCAataagacaataaactctaaaagctataatgtccaatttttaaaggttccaaagagaatgaatagaagtagtggtagatcgatcgagcaagcaaataaagaagggaTGATAGAAGTAAAACATTAgtaactggtgtgacttttaaaaactataaaattagaaacacagAGATGATAAGATTTGGTCTTTCAAATCTTAAGACGATGAGAtatctatttaataaatttcaagaaaaaacatgttaaaaaatagataattttgtatTGATGCTAGCCGCACAATTGTGCGGACCACCCAGCTAGTTTAGATAATTAATATGTATTGGATCCTGATAATTTTTGTTCTGAgtttgccctttttttttgacaaattgacccttttcgaaaacttatttcgaaactaacctTGCCAAAAACTTTaaccaaaaataggccgtcGGCTTAGCGCGTGTCAGCGCCAGGCCCATTGGCGCTGACCTCatgccaccgtggcggccgaGCCGATCCCCCAACCGTGGCGGAGAAATTGTGCGTTGATGGGGGGAAAATGTTCATGGGAAGATCCAAAAATGACATATGCCTGCGGCTGTGTGTGATTTCAGGAAATCTAGATGTAGTTATTGACTTTCTAGGCTATAACATAGGACCAATTATTTTATTAGAATAACGATAttaagtattatttattttattgtgaattattttttattaaaagtatTCTCTTcatccaaaagtcttattttatttttttacttttttcacATAAGATAAAATATTTATAGTTACATGCATCCAAAACTTAAATGAAGATGTTGTCTTTTCGTTTTGTAGTGCTATTGATGAAACCCGAGTAGCTACATGTATGCGTATAGTCCTCAATCTTCTCACGTACATGATGAGTTAAGCATGAGAAATATATTTTGTGTTTGCACTAAATTTTCAAACCAAATAAATGATCATACGTCATGTCTAAAAATTAACAACGTCATACAACAAGAGTATTTCGTATACAATCTCAACAAACCACATATACTTGTACTCCGAGCGATCGGTGGTGGTTAAAGTTTTCAGAGTGAAACCATTGACATTTGCTTCAGTACTTCTGAAATCTGACGGTAACGCTTGTGGCTGTAAGCTCTGGTACAGACCGTACAGTACTAATCTGGGATGGCTTCAAAGTCTTTACTTGAATGAGAAATTAAGTATACTGTTTATACGAGATGCTCGTACAAGGGAATTGTTCATGTTTAGTGGACACATTTATTAATTAATCAGTATTACTCTGCTAAGAAAACATCTTACACGAGAGATCGATGCTCGTACGAGTTAGAGAAATTTGacttaaacaaaactaaaacaGTTTATGATATCGAACAGAGAGAGTAGAAAGTAACAACAACTGCTATacatatttttaaaacaaacaaaaaatatgaTTCGGTGTTTCATATCGATATAACgggaaaaaataattacagaacTACAGGCTATACTAACAGACACTACTATCAACAGccattattatctaaaaaaattattatcaaCGAGGCGAAAAGGCAGTTCCAGATATGAGGCGCCGAAAACGGCTATTTGTATCCAAGAAAAGTAAGTTAAATAATCTTCATAAAGCTTCTTTTATTATACTACAGCAAATTGCCAACACTAGATGTCAAATAGAAATTAAAGTAGTATCTGGACACGCCATCGCCAATAACTTTTCATTTGTCTTGTGCCTTTTTTTCTTGCTTTCCGATCAAGTGTTCTTGAAAACTGCATGCTTGGTTGTTAGACCATAGAGGCATAGATCATTGATAGGATGTATGATCACCGACCCTTTAGAACCATCCTTTGTTCTTATGCAAAATCTTCTTCCATGACATGGAAAAGTAAAATTTTCAAGTAAACCCAAACAACAGTCATGTAAAAGAGAGTAAAAGAGAGGGTAACTTTGGTTGTGGATGTAAAGGCCGGgttattaatctttttttaaaaaagaggttAATGTTGAAATGTAAACGATCGAATACGGGAAACAACATTAACCTCTTATTGTATAGCTCAAACCCACCAGAGTTTATATTGTGATGCCACAATTATACGGGATGCGATCCTCTTATTTAAGTCCCTGACAAATGGATTAGAGTAAAGTCATGCATATGCGCCAGCATATAACTATATTTCTGGATGAGTAAACAATTATAGAGGGctaaaatttgaaaacaaaaaaaaaacttaaacaaAATTTTGCTAAGTTTGAACAATATTtgcctaattaaaaaaaaaaatcaaaactttGTCCtcaaaaaacattaaaaaaagtaGGACGAAATTGTGAGCGGTAGGCCGTAAATGACCCACCGCGCTGGCGCGGCGACATATAAACGGTCACCCTCCTCAGTTCCCAACGCGAGCGCCAACGGcggcatcgcatcgcatcgctctcgtgtcgcgtcgcgtcgcgccaccgcccaccgccgcggccCGCGACGACCGTACTACCACCAGTGCGCTCTCGCCGccacgcggcgccgccgctcgccgccagcaAGGAGGAAGGAAGTTAAGCTTTAGTTTTGTTCTCGGTTCTCGATGGGGAACTgccaggcggcggaggcggcgacggtggtggtgcAGCACCCGGGCGGTCGTGTGGAGCGGCTCTACtgggccaccaccgccgccgaggtCATGCGCGCCAACCCGGGCCACTACGTCGCGCTCGTCACCCTCCGCGTCGCCGAGGAGaagcggccgccaccgccgccgccgccgccgccggcgcgggccGAACGGCgcggcaccggcaccggcacgGTGCGGGTGACGCGGGTGAAGCTGCTCAAGCCGCGGGACACGCTGCTCCTCGGCCAGGCCTACCGCCTCATCACCGTCGACGAGGTCACCAGGGCGCTGCAGGCGAAGAAGGAGGAGAAgtcgaggagggcggcggcgcagcatcATCACCTGGAATccaagcccgccgccgccgccgccgtcgccgccggagtTAGGATCAAttccggcggcgacgaccacaCGCAGCTCGATGAGAATCTTGATCAGGTTTGTCACAATCTTCTTGCTGCAAGATTTTCATCATCTCAGCTGTTCTTACCATGGCCAATTTACTCCTATAATCCTACTATTCGATCAACTTAATTATACTCCTATAATGGAAGCAACAATTTGATTGATATATGTGCTAATTGCATAAGTAAAGTATCCAGAACTCAATTTCTGAGCAAAAGGGACAGATTTTTGTatgtttgaaatttaaatttgtgAATTTGCATGTTGAATTTTAGCTCTATGTTCCAATGCaattaatttctttcttttggttGAGTGAACACTAGGAGTCTAGGAGTAGGTGAGCACATAGTTGGTTAACATTCTAAATTTGGAGTATATTATGAGGCAAGTAAGTTACTTAGGCTATTGCTCAACCCAACTGTTATTTCTATGTTTAGTTGGCCACCCTCCTTGTGACACACTAGTACCTAACCAACTAACCAGATCCATTATAGATATCATATAATACCTGATCATGATACCAGGAATATGTTTAGCAATAATGTACTCTTAAACATGATATAATGGCTCTGTTTAGTTATGTACTTAGTGGACAAATTATTCCCAAACCAAGCTTTAAACAACAACCTTGTGTGCCATACCATGATTTCCTCACACCACATGGAAAAAGGCATGGATGGGTGGTTTACTTATTTTTCTTTCCTGTCATCTCCTAAATAAAAACATGCAAGTTTGACATTCTCTTGTAAGATGTCAGATACATGGGGAATATGGAACCTACTAGTTTACAAGATGATAGCAGAAAGTCCAAGAAAGGCCAGACTTTCAATAGTCTAAAATCTTGCAGCTACTCCTAACTCCTAAAAATTAACTATTGGTCATGAAGAATCATCCAACACTAATTCTTTGGATTGTACCAATTTTTGCTTTATCTTTAATTTGATTTGATTCCAAGGTCTCCTAAACTATATAAAAGATTAACAAAGTGCcatgttctgaattctgattaCTCATCTGCCACCCATCCTATTGTGGTTTGCAGCATGACAGAGACGGCCAACGGAGCAGCTCGGCGACACATTCTAGGCATCGTCAATGGCGCCCATCACTGCACAGCATCGCCGAAGTCAGAAGCTGACACGATCGTCAGTGGCCGGCCAGTTGAACTGATCTGTGTTTTTAGAGTTCATGCTCATCATTTCATCAGAAGTGCATTTTCAGCTGATGCGATGTTCAGTTTGGTTGTGTTGGGTTCAGCATCTCTCAACAGAGAAGAAGATGATCAGTAGCTCTGAATGCATCatattcagagtttcagttaGTAGGTACCAAGTCACTGTAAGAAATCACCAATCTTACTCAGGCCATTTTACTGAGGTCAAGATTGTTTCTGGCTTGGGAAGTAAGTTGGTAccttaatttgcattgcatctTAGAGTTGGCACATACAGAGGGGTATTTATTAATCAAAAGCAGGGTGATGTACTATTATATATTCAGTTTAAGATGCAAAGTACATCCTTTGCAGATAGCTTTTTAAGGATTCTTGTGTATTTTACTGCTGCTCTTTGGGTGCCGAATTTGTGATCATTGGATCGCCGCAATCATAGAACACAGGAGCTGGAATCCGAGCTTTATGTGTTGGAAGCAAGCATACATCTTCAGATTCGCGGCCTATTAGGCCTGCACATTTGTATATTGTTTCCTGCAGATGCAGTTGGTAGTAAGACAAGTGCTAGAGATTTGCCAAGTTAGGTGCCAACACCTGAACTCGAGTTCCCCTGCAATGAACAAGGTTTGGTAGTTGAAGAACTGAAATGATTGACAGAACAGATCATCAAAGGGACACTGGAGCATCATGCCATGTTTGTACATGATGCAAATATGTTCTGTTGGGGATAATTACCCTAATCTgaatttattttcctttcttgaTGAATCCTACTCTCTCATGTCCCAAACACAACTTTGGTGTCCTAAATCATAATGCTATCAGGAAAGCAAGTTCTTTTCGAGCTAAACCTACTCATACAATTTCCATTTACAAATACCAATCCTAAAAAGTTTCAGAAGCTTGGATAGCACATCTGTCCAAAACAACATGGGTTTGTGGCTGTACAACAAagcaccagaaaaaaaaatcaatcattgCTGGTTGGTTGGCCGGTACAGAATTCAGTAGATAGAATGTGAAAGAAAGAGCTCCAAATTCCATGGCAGAGTGCCACACAAATCAAGgcacgtaaaaaaaaaagatgatgatCAGTAGTGCTTGATTACCAGGTTGACCAAACCAAAGTCGCTTTTAactcctttatttttttccctctttttctgACGGCTGCATTTCGGAACGTTGGGGAGCTTGATCGATTGCcttgccgatcgatcgatcgatggagatTCAGCCAAAGCTGAAAGAGCCACCCATTCTTCTTCAGAGAACGCACAAATCGATCGAACAATACCCGATTGATTCAGGCTTTCAAAGCGTGGCATGTGGCATACTCTGCTCCACCGCCACTGCCATCCTCCACttccatcaatggcggccggcttCCGTTCACGAATCTTCGTTACCAACGCTGCCGCATAAAAACCCACTTCATAATTTTGTTTACCACTTACTAGTATAAAATTTGGAAGTAAAAATTAACTAGGACCATGACGAGCAGGACCTTTAGGTGATGTTCGTTTCTACTTAAGATGAAAAAATATACACTGTTCTAGCAGTTTGgaaatcaaacaaataaaaacgaaaataaaatttacatcttaatcagaaaagaaCGGGACGTTACGTTCATCATATCATGACTTTCCAAGATCATCCAACGAGAATGGAATGGATCAACGACGACGATCGTGTCACGCGGCTCTCGATCCAGCGCGCACTCGGGGCTTCTTTTGATGGGACTGACGTACTCCGCCTTTCTCCGGGCCGAaagggggagggagccggccagaCGCATGCATGCAGACGCAGTGCGTgatgtgcgtgcgtgcgtgtgagATGGGCAGGGACGAAAGCGACGAGAGGAGCCATGGATTCCACTgggaaagaggagaggagggaggatatACGAGAGTGTGAGTCCGTCATTGGTCTCTTTCTTTCTCGTCCCCATCTCTTGTTCTGTTGTCGTGCGCGAGAGGGGAGGACGGACCGTCCGTCGGCATGCACGCGCGTGTGGTAGACTGGTGGTGACTGGTAAAAGCTGCCATTGCATGTGGAAGAGCGGTTTCAATCAGCGTTTTATCAGATTGTAACGCATGCAAAtgtaaaaaatttgaaatttgaaaatggTTGATTAGATCCATGCCTTTAAAAATATCATGTTGAAGAAAATGTTCATTATCATTTATCAAACCGGCTGAGTCCATGGATAGCTTATATACCAGCtctcataatattttttttataaattgatTTAAACCCTATTATAATAAAAGAAATACATATAGACCCTTAAGCTTCTtgtggacccacctgtcagtcaccctcccttttcttttcttttttcctttcctaaCCCCTCCCCCTCTGATCAGTCCCTTCTTCCATATGTTCATTGACGACTCCTCTCCTCCATTCTCCGGTCGCTTCTTTGTCCGCCTCACGTCGGTTGCTTTACCATACTGGTGCTGTCGTTTCCTTGTTCTCCCGAACACCTCAATCACCATTGCTATCCTCTCCTAGTCTccaacatctcccttctcagACTATGCGCATCGTCCATCTCTACCTCAATCGCCATTGTGTTTCCTACAATCCTACTCCGGCCACCGCGCTCCGAGCGGACTAGATTCCGGTGGTTGAGCTCCTAGCAATATGGTCATGTGCTCATTGGATCAGGTCACGAATATGATCAGGCCAAATCAAGGGGCACCGATGGTGGAGTAACCAGGTTGATTACAAGACGGTGGAGTTGTCTGGGCAAAGGTCCTAGCAACAAAGCAGCCTTGAGCAAAGGTCGCAGTAGAACATATCGACGATGAGATTGGAACCACGACGGCGAGCAATGGAGCTACCTGAGCATGGCTTCATCTTCGGAACGTTTTTCCTTGGGAAGCCATCCATAGCTTCTCTAGGGCACGCGTGGTCATGCGGAGCCACTGCTTCGCCTGACGTGATAAGTTGGCTCCCACATGGCCTAGCAAGACCACTCCTCATGTCCCCGCATTAGGGTATCCTCAGTGTTAAGATACACCATAACCATAAGGTGAAACCCacaaccatatatatttttactcGTGGTAAATGCTATAATGTATAACATCTCTTCTTCACCTTAAGGTGTGGCCCACCAAGGAAAACAAATTGTA
The Oryza sativa Japonica Group chromosome 6, ASM3414082v1 DNA segment above includes these coding regions:
- the LOC4340599 gene encoding uncharacterized protein, whose amino-acid sequence is MGNCQAAEAATVVVQHPGGRVERLYWATTAAEVMRANPGHYVALVTLRVAEEKRPPPPPPPPPARAERRGTGTGTVRVTRVKLLKPRDTLLLGQAYRLITVDEVTRALQAKKEEKSRRAAAQHHHLESKPAAAAAVAAGVRINSGGDDHTQLDENLDQHDRDGQRSSSATHSRHRQWRPSLHSIAEVRS